Proteins from a single region of Geovibrio ferrireducens:
- a CDS encoding DUF2460 domain-containing protein, with amino-acid sequence MIYPLVPAPVSAVAYTTSYDVLITSTGTNAEQRRLKQYRPKRAFDLQYASKDLTAIESFYHRAKGGFAGFLFRFPRIGSYAAEFVAKQTGTGTVFDLPCVSAENLKVYVNGVETPVTLQESAGTDGRDRIVFEAAPALGALITADFTGFLTLNCRFEGEYSGSVLPLSFSGSLRLVTV; translated from the coding sequence ATGATTTATCCTTTAGTTCCCGCTCCTGTTTCGGCAGTAGCTTACACCACCAGTTATGATGTGCTTATAACCTCCACAGGCACAAATGCGGAACAGCGCAGGTTAAAGCAATATCGCCCCAAGCGGGCGTTTGACCTGCAATACGCTTCAAAAGACCTCACCGCCATAGAAAGCTTTTACCACAGGGCAAAGGGCGGGTTTGCGGGCTTTCTTTTCCGCTTTCCCCGCATTGGTTCATATGCGGCGGAGTTTGTGGCGAAGCAGACGGGGACAGGAACAGTTTTTGACCTGCCCTGTGTGAGTGCCGAAAACCTTAAAGTGTACGTGAACGGCGTGGAAACGCCAGTAACTCTTCAAGAGAGCGCAGGAACAGACGGCAGAGACCGTATAGTTTTTGAAGCTGCTCCCGCTCTCGGTGCGCTTATCACGGCGGATTTCACAGGCTTTCTTACGCTTAACTGCCGCTTTGAAGGGGAATACTCAGGCAGTGTCTTGCCTCTCTCTTTCAGCGGTTCTCTAAGGTTGGTGACGGTATGA
- a CDS encoding phage protease, producing the protein MGIRIRPIELNFKQGEKVRVSPVGNFSGLDGRNYVLDGKAIIASIQKNGLHIPLDENHRYGRAMGWFDFNSFEEREDGIYASLELTAEGAELVEKKAYRYLSPAYIMGQNRIVAGLDSVGLVNTPNLSKDALNSREKEGNVGGEKKEDTTTEENGSLKKELETAQQSLTEANKKLREAKLEAAVKEGRLLPNQKDFAALLTDEQLDKYLETNAVNLKHLEQKTDVNSGGKDVDAKTLDFCSSIGLTKEDVQKYGGEE; encoded by the coding sequence ATGGGAATCAGAATCAGACCTATTGAGCTGAACTTTAAACAGGGGGAAAAAGTGCGTGTTTCCCCTGTGGGCAATTTCTCCGGTTTGGACGGCAGAAACTATGTTCTGGACGGCAAGGCAATCATAGCCTCCATTCAGAAAAACGGGCTGCATATACCCCTTGATGAAAACCACCGCTACGGGCGGGCTATGGGCTGGTTTGACTTCAACAGCTTTGAAGAAAGGGAGGACGGCATTTACGCATCCCTTGAGCTCACTGCGGAGGGTGCGGAACTGGTGGAAAAGAAGGCTTACCGCTACCTCAGCCCCGCTTACATCATGGGGCAGAACCGCATAGTGGCGGGGCTGGACAGCGTAGGGCTTGTGAACACGCCAAACCTGAGTAAAGACGCACTCAACAGCAGAGAAAAGGAGGGAAACGTGGGCGGAGAAAAGAAAGAAGACACCACCACAGAAGAGAACGGCTCACTGAAAAAGGAGCTGGAAACAGCACAGCAGAGCCTTACGGAAGCTAACAAAAAACTGCGTGAAGCCAAGCTGGAAGCGGCAGTGAAAGAGGGCAGACTTCTGCCGAACCAGAAGGACTTCGCTGCCCTGCTTACCGATGAGCAGCTTGACAAATACCTTGAGACCAACGCCGTGAACCTCAAGCACCTTGAGCAGAAAACGGATGTGAACTCAGGCGGGAAAGATGTTGACGCAAAAACGCTGGATTTCTGCTCATCCATCGGACTTACGAAGGAAGATGTGCAGAAATACGGCGGGGAGGAGTAA
- a CDS encoding helix-turn-helix domain-containing protein gives MARMTKLQKEQLKNFYIDGMSVTDICASLNISRDTFYYHKKAMEKDGTDIESLRLSNLRSERNLAAKETEFLNTLILAFEAALKDIQEMTDPVKKLDTLTKYINAYYKLKAPKETDSKQAVIDAITGTIYEISQIAIEEENTHVISFLHENGNEIIERTLARKHK, from the coding sequence ATGGCACGAATGACAAAGCTCCAGAAGGAGCAGCTAAAGAATTTTTACATTGACGGAATGAGCGTAACGGACATATGTGCCTCGCTCAACATCAGCAGAGACACATTCTACTACCACAAAAAAGCAATGGAAAAAGACGGAACGGATATAGAGTCCCTGCGTCTTTCAAACCTTCGCAGTGAGCGAAATCTAGCGGCGAAGGAAACCGAATTTCTTAACACGCTGATTCTCGCTTTTGAAGCAGCCCTGAAGGACATTCAGGAAATGACCGACCCGGTGAAAAAGCTGGACACCCTCACGAAGTACATCAACGCCTACTACAAGCTGAAAGCACCGAAAGAAACCGACAGCAAGCAGGCGGTGATAGACGCAATAACAGGCACAATCTACGAAATAAGCCAGATAGCCATAGAGGAAGAAAACACCCATGTTATCAGCTTTCTCCATGAAAACGGCAACGAGATAATAGAACGCACTCTGGCAAGGAAGCATAAATAA
- a CDS encoding phage tail tube protein translates to MSQAKGMRARLLLDFEDSYGVSPAVKSGRVIKFNSESLSASQEAEEPATITGRRDSVEPILGNIDVSGSLTLPAELISMGLVMKGLFGAPETAADGSLYRHVFKTSAEPPSMVIEKGLTDIGAYFLYNGCKVSGFEMTVGGSGELTASVSIMGGKRTLNTESYDDAPVNLPFVRLQNFKASIHEGGVLIGNVSSFSVNINPNLENDKYAIGGDGFRTELPEGLLSVSGSISTFFRDVSLLEKAVNSATTSLKLSFDAGVKGAFELLFPEVRLEQKDPEVSGPGGIMATFNWKAHYEASAEGSSVVATLVNEVESY, encoded by the coding sequence ATGAGTCAGGCAAAGGGAATGCGGGCTAGGCTGCTTCTGGACTTTGAGGACTCTTACGGGGTAAGCCCTGCCGTGAAAAGCGGCAGGGTTATTAAATTTAACTCCGAGAGCTTATCCGCAAGTCAGGAAGCCGAAGAACCCGCCACAATAACAGGCAGGCGAGACAGCGTTGAGCCGATACTGGGCAATATTGATGTAAGCGGTTCGCTTACTCTTCCTGCGGAGCTTATCAGCATGGGGCTTGTGATGAAGGGGCTTTTCGGCGCACCGGAGACAGCGGCGGATGGCAGCCTTTACCGCCATGTGTTTAAAACATCTGCCGAGCCGCCCAGCATGGTTATCGAAAAAGGGCTTACGGACATCGGGGCTTATTTTCTTTACAACGGCTGCAAGGTTTCCGGCTTTGAAATGACAGTGGGCGGCAGCGGAGAACTGACCGCATCAGTAAGTATCATGGGCGGCAAGCGCACTCTGAACACAGAAAGCTATGACGATGCGCCTGTGAACCTGCCCTTTGTCCGTTTGCAGAACTTCAAAGCGAGCATACACGAAGGCGGGGTGCTTATCGGCAATGTTTCCAGCTTTTCGGTGAACATAAACCCTAACCTTGAGAACGACAAATACGCCATAGGCGGAGATGGCTTCCGCACGGAACTGCCCGAAGGCTTGTTAAGCGTGAGCGGAAGCATCAGCACATTTTTCAGGGATGTTTCCCTTCTGGAAAAGGCGGTGAACTCCGCAACAACAAGCCTCAAGCTTAGTTTTGACGCAGGGGTTAAGGGGGCTTTTGAACTGCTTTTCCCCGAAGTGCGCCTTGAGCAGAAAGACCCCGAAGTTTCGGGGCCGGGCGGAATTATGGCTACTTTTAACTGGAAGGCGCATTACGAAGCATCCGCCGAGGGCAGCAGTGTTGTTGCTACGCTGGTGAACGAAGTCGAAAGCTACTAG
- the terL gene encoding phage terminase large subunit, translating to MGFKDVKELKQYLQTLPKLADKGRAGRVKKAKADFRCFVETYLPHHVSEVETSEFRQFIYSDIDTLTERQKNLLFFVYRGGAKTTLLARLFVMWEVCRGRKHFPAIISDTIDVAQNSIEFIQTEFEDNASLIADFDIQQGDTWRADEFTLKFPDRTAKFKAFGSGKKIRGQNYLGKRPDLIILDDIENDENVESKLQRDKLENWFKKAIMKLPARGSHYNIIIIGTLLHYDAVLKRLENRRDFKSFTFPLVKSFPDDMDGWQKLFQNPDQKQAEEIYRRKKAHYDKGLVLDDPALDPFEIMMDYFEDIDSFFSEFQQQPISAEGAPFSQHHFYESLPDDLVYCLACDPALGKKKGDLFGVAVVGKSAKQKRFFCVYANGFRLKPKEMISRIITLYLRYMPKFLVMETVAFQEFYKDHLKEAAAEHDVYLPIVEVKHKTAKEMRIMSLSPYVSDGTLSFNRNDTLLAEELKTFPKSAHDDILDAVEMAFRQMKKNSFDLAAFKKALKKKKHLLKREEFA from the coding sequence ATGGGTTTTAAAGATGTTAAGGAGTTAAAACAATACCTCCAGACCCTCCCCAAGCTGGCAGACAAAGGCAGAGCCGGAAGGGTGAAAAAAGCGAAGGCGGACTTCCGCTGTTTTGTGGAAACCTACCTCCCGCACCATGTTTCAGAGGTTGAAACAAGCGAGTTCCGCCAGTTTATCTACAGCGATATAGACACCCTCACCGAAAGGCAGAAAAACCTGCTCTTCTTCGTTTACAGGGGCGGGGCAAAAACAACCCTGCTGGCACGGCTTTTTGTGATGTGGGAAGTGTGCAGAGGCAGAAAGCATTTTCCCGCCATAATCTCCGACACGATAGACGTGGCGCAAAACTCCATAGAGTTTATCCAGACCGAGTTTGAGGACAACGCCTCACTCATTGCAGATTTTGATATTCAGCAGGGGGACACATGGCGGGCAGATGAATTTACGCTGAAATTTCCCGACCGCACGGCAAAGTTCAAGGCATTCGGCAGCGGAAAGAAAATCAGGGGGCAGAACTATCTGGGAAAACGCCCCGACCTCATAATTCTGGATGATATAGAGAACGATGAAAACGTGGAAAGCAAGCTCCAGCGTGACAAACTGGAAAACTGGTTCAAAAAGGCAATAATGAAGCTCCCCGCAAGGGGCAGCCATTACAATATCATAATAATCGGCACTCTGCTGCACTATGACGCTGTGCTGAAAAGGCTGGAAAACCGCCGTGATTTCAAAAGCTTCACCTTTCCTTTGGTGAAGTCCTTTCCGGATGATATGGACGGCTGGCAAAAGCTCTTCCAAAACCCCGACCAAAAACAGGCAGAAGAAATATACCGCAGGAAAAAGGCGCACTATGACAAAGGCTTGGTGCTGGACGACCCCGCCCTAGACCCCTTTGAAATAATGATGGACTACTTTGAGGACATAGACAGCTTTTTCAGCGAGTTTCAGCAGCAGCCCATCAGTGCGGAGGGCGCACCGTTCAGCCAGCATCATTTTTATGAGTCCCTGCCGGACGACCTTGTTTACTGCCTTGCCTGTGACCCTGCACTGGGCAAGAAGAAGGGCGACCTCTTCGGCGTGGCGGTAGTTGGCAAAAGCGCAAAGCAAAAGCGGTTTTTCTGTGTTTATGCAAACGGGTTCAGGCTGAAACCAAAGGAAATGATAAGCCGTATAATCACCCTCTATCTTCGTTATATGCCCAAGTTCCTTGTGATGGAGACAGTGGCCTTTCAGGAGTTTTATAAAGACCACCTGAAAGAGGCGGCAGCGGAGCATGATGTCTACCTGCCCATAGTGGAGGTAAAGCATAAAACAGCAAAGGAAATGCGCATTATGAGCCTTTCGCCTTATGTGAGCGACGGCACACTGAGCTTTAACCGGAACGACACCCTGCTGGCGGAGGAGCTGAAAACTTTTCCCAAGTCTGCCCACGACGACATTCTGGACGCTGTGGAGATGGCTTTCAGGCAGATGAAGAAAAACAGCTTCGACCTAGCCGCCTTCAAAAAAGCCCTTAAAAAGAAAAAACACCTGCTCAAAAGGGAGGAGTTCGCATGA
- a CDS encoding Mu-like prophage major head subunit gpT family protein, translating into MALNQENLRTISTGFKALFGKTFNETARLAEKIATVVPSNNLQETYPWLGEIPRMTEWVGDRTVKELKDYKYTLANKKFEATVGVPTEYIEYDNAGIFAPAIKQMAQEAKQYPDELLSDLVTNGGTNLCYDGKAFFAEDHTVGSDTYANIADLTLTPGNLLATEAFMRSIKTDSGGYMKVMPNMLMVGPGQLGNAINCIDLADDGKNPTYKRYSYIINPALEGKKWTLLDTSKAICPFILQLAKDGVFAEDSGEKFMKGRVLYGAESFMNAGYSLWQLAFFSEGGV; encoded by the coding sequence ATGGCGCTTAATCAGGAAAACCTGCGCACAATTTCCACAGGCTTTAAGGCACTGTTCGGCAAAACATTTAACGAAACAGCCCGCCTTGCGGAAAAGATAGCCACTGTGGTTCCCAGCAACAACCTTCAGGAGACTTACCCTTGGCTCGGTGAGATACCCCGCATGACGGAGTGGGTGGGCGACAGAACCGTGAAGGAACTGAAGGACTACAAATACACCCTTGCCAACAAGAAGTTTGAGGCAACTGTGGGTGTACCTACGGAGTACATAGAGTACGACAATGCGGGAATATTTGCCCCTGCGATTAAACAAATGGCGCAGGAAGCCAAACAGTACCCCGATGAACTGCTCTCTGACCTTGTGACAAATGGCGGCACAAACCTGTGTTATGACGGCAAGGCGTTTTTTGCTGAGGATCACACAGTGGGCTCTGACACATACGCCAACATAGCCGACCTTACCCTAACGCCCGGTAACCTTCTGGCTACTGAGGCTTTTATGCGCTCCATAAAAACCGACAGCGGCGGCTACATGAAGGTTATGCCGAACATGCTTATGGTCGGCCCCGGACAGCTCGGCAACGCCATCAACTGCATTGACCTTGCGGATGACGGCAAAAACCCCACCTACAAACGCTACAGCTACATAATTAACCCTGCGCTGGAGGGCAAGAAGTGGACGCTTCTGGACACTTCAAAGGCTATCTGCCCGTTTATTCTCCAGCTTGCCAAAGACGGCGTTTTTGCTGAGGACAGCGGCGAGAAGTTTATGAAAGGGCGTGTGCTTTACGGTGCGGAAAGCTTCATGAACGCAGGCTACTCACTGTGGCAGCTTGCTTTCTTCTCAGAAGGCGGTGTGTAG
- a CDS encoding phage head morphogenesis protein, with amino-acid sequence MFSFNLPPQDALTYLKSKGLELTFDYEEMMHEQHHKAFTVAKITRLDLLNDVHQSLINAMEEGKPFEQWKRELRPTLQEKGWYGKTEVTDEKTGEVKEINVNPYRLRNIYETNLRVAYNVGRYKQFNDLPDAVYWRYVAILDHKVRPSHAALHGMVRHKSDPFWVKNSPPNAWRCRCKVQAFNREQLAQRGYKVTPPETPLPEEYKGAHPDWAYDVRIGASAELETTYYQKAKNALTAAEGSSLGRVAFATALSDLRANFDAKAYEKFVSAVTADVTSPVNEAVAGYIDADVYGFLSTKGITPAEPHIWLTKKGLTHMLRETKKGTGNALTQAEIMHFPQVLTAMAAKVLFDKVKGNVLYIFESEQEGKKNKIAVEVNYSTAKGKRNMILTSGKVQPEDLTAEKIYEEIK; translated from the coding sequence ATGTTCAGCTTTAACCTTCCCCCGCAGGACGCACTGACATACCTGAAATCAAAAGGGCTTGAACTCACCTTTGATTATGAAGAAATGATGCACGAACAGCACCATAAAGCGTTTACGGTGGCGAAGATAACCCGCCTCGACCTGCTGAACGATGTTCACCAAAGCCTTATCAACGCTATGGAAGAGGGCAAACCCTTTGAGCAGTGGAAAAGGGAACTCCGCCCAACATTGCAGGAAAAAGGCTGGTACGGCAAAACCGAAGTAACAGACGAAAAAACAGGCGAGGTGAAGGAGATAAACGTAAACCCCTACCGCCTGCGAAACATATACGAAACCAACCTGCGGGTGGCTTACAACGTAGGGCGTTATAAACAGTTTAACGACCTGCCGGACGCTGTTTACTGGCGTTATGTGGCTATCCTTGACCACAAGGTGCGCCCCTCCCACGCCGCCCTGCACGGCATGGTAAGGCACAAAAGCGACCCATTTTGGGTGAAAAACAGCCCGCCAAACGCATGGCGGTGCAGGTGCAAGGTTCAGGCTTTTAACAGGGAGCAGCTTGCCCAAAGAGGCTACAAGGTTACTCCGCCGGAAACGCCCCTGCCGGAGGAGTATAAAGGCGCACACCCCGACTGGGCATATGACGTGCGCATCGGCGCATCGGCAGAGCTGGAGACAACCTATTACCAGAAAGCCAAAAACGCCCTCACAGCGGCGGAAGGCTCCAGCTTGGGGCGTGTGGCTTTTGCAACAGCGTTGAGCGATCTCAGGGCGAATTTTGACGCTAAGGCGTATGAGAAGTTTGTGTCCGCAGTCACGGCGGATGTAACCTCTCCGGTGAATGAGGCTGTGGCGGGGTATATAGATGCCGATGTTTACGGCTTTCTCAGCACAAAGGGCATCACCCCCGCAGAGCCGCACATCTGGCTCACAAAAAAGGGCTTAACCCATATGCTGAGGGAAACCAAAAAAGGCACGGGAAACGCCCTCACACAGGCAGAGATAATGCACTTTCCGCAGGTTCTCACCGCTATGGCGGCTAAGGTGCTGTTTGATAAGGTTAAGGGAAACGTGCTTTACATCTTTGAGAGCGAGCAAGAGGGCAAAAAGAACAAAATAGCAGTGGAAGTAAACTACAGCACGGCAAAGGGAAAAAGAAACATGATACTGACCAGCGGAAAGGTTCAGCCGGAAGACCTGACCGCAGAAAAGATTTATGAAGAGATAAAGTGA
- a CDS encoding phage portal protein family protein — protein sequence MSNKHLTSKINYSPYIYENFSVISVDYVKRMLNENDLQKLTKFYSLMKKRELHISAELRKRTQQLLSCGWAIEGEGKEAEFIKAWAKKTKLNHLLRNMMSGVAYGFSVFDLVWQRDAGTFTPTPYFIPQKYFNADNNGLYVQLTTGQQLYITDEQKFLVHLHPNDTGDITDYALMKELVWLFTLKSFIMANYGKYTENLGVPPIIIQSDSDKLTELVDAALELRSAGVGAFPRESVITLLEGKGNPTLFMEFLKYADTLFSEAILGSTLTSQMNGSGSYAAAKTHETVRFEYMQADALLVEETVNDLFKTILDMNFANVREYPVFSFDVNEYRDEKTAAEVLTSLSNLGLEIPESHVRRFFRIPSPTKGEKVLKRQEGGGLGFNSRSSVILNPQGEESHKPLFSHSEAQPKNLQPEHNAALPADNLDKESDKLGTTPVENKMVAGLADILKKATTYEEAIHALEAAYPTFSLDELEQNLADYMANAEILGRAEVKKEGGK from the coding sequence ATGAGCAATAAACACCTGACATCAAAAATAAACTACTCGCCTTACATCTATGAGAATTTCAGCGTAATCAGCGTGGACTATGTAAAGCGGATGCTGAATGAAAACGACCTGCAAAAGCTCACCAAGTTTTACAGCCTTATGAAAAAGCGTGAGCTGCACATTTCCGCCGAACTCCGCAAGCGCACCCAGCAGCTTCTCTCCTGCGGCTGGGCTATAGAGGGCGAGGGAAAAGAGGCAGAGTTCATAAAAGCATGGGCAAAAAAGACAAAGCTGAACCACCTTCTGCGAAATATGATGAGCGGCGTTGCCTATGGCTTTTCGGTTTTTGACCTTGTCTGGCAAAGGGATGCGGGAACCTTCACCCCCACGCCTTACTTCATTCCGCAGAAGTATTTTAATGCGGACAACAACGGGCTTTACGTTCAGCTCACAACCGGACAGCAGCTTTACATAACAGACGAGCAAAAGTTCCTTGTCCACCTGCACCCCAACGACACGGGAGACATAACTGACTACGCCCTTATGAAGGAGCTGGTCTGGCTCTTCACGCTGAAAAGCTTCATAATGGCTAACTACGGCAAATACACCGAGAACTTAGGCGTTCCGCCCATAATCATCCAGTCCGACAGCGACAAACTGACCGAGCTTGTGGACGCTGCACTGGAACTCCGCAGCGCAGGCGTGGGCGCATTCCCCCGTGAGTCGGTCATCACCCTGCTGGAGGGCAAGGGCAACCCCACGCTCTTCATGGAGTTTCTGAAATATGCCGACACGCTGTTTTCTGAGGCTATCTTAGGCTCAACCCTCACCAGCCAGATGAACGGTTCAGGCAGCTACGCCGCCGCAAAAACGCACGAAACAGTGCGCTTTGAGTATATGCAGGCGGATGCGCTGCTGGTGGAGGAAACAGTAAACGACCTCTTCAAAACCATTCTGGATATGAACTTCGCAAACGTGCGGGAATACCCTGTGTTCAGCTTTGATGTAAACGAATACCGGGACGAAAAGACCGCAGCCGAAGTGCTGACCAGCCTCTCAAACTTAGGGCTGGAGATACCGGAAAGCCATGTGCGCCGTTTCTTCCGCATTCCCTCACCCACAAAAGGGGAAAAGGTGCTGAAAAGGCAGGAAGGCGGCGGATTAGGGTTCAATTCCCGCTCTTCCGTCATTCTGAACCCGCAGGGTGAAGAATCTCACAAACCCTTGTTCAGTCATTCTGAGGCGCAGCCGAAGAATCTCCAGCCAGAACATAACGCCGCATTGCCCGCTGATAATCTGGATAAAGAGAGCGATAAGCTGGGCACAACGCCCGTTGAGAATAAAATGGTCGCAGGTTTGGCTGATATTCTGAAAAAAGCAACAACCTATGAGGAAGCTATCCACGCTCTGGAAGCGGCATATCCCACTTTCTCCCTTGATGAGCTGGAGCAAAACCTAGCAGACTACATGGCAAACGCCGAGATACTGGGCAGAGCAGAAGTGAAAAAGGAAGGCGGCAAATGA
- a CDS encoding glycoside hydrolase family protein gives MPSLIDQLILHEGLRLKPYRCTENKLTIGVGRNIEERGITATEAMFLLKNDIEAVEKELSRFAWFTKQDEIRRRVLIDMGFMGVPRLLGFKKMIQALVADDYEKAAAEMLDSKWSRQVGGRAVRLAEMMRTGKDYDTE, from the coding sequence ATGCCTAGTTTAATCGACCAACTTATTCTGCACGAAGGGCTTAGATTAAAGCCTTATCGCTGTACAGAAAACAAACTGACCATAGGCGTGGGCAGAAACATTGAGGAACGAGGCATAACAGCGACAGAGGCTATGTTTCTGCTGAAAAATGACATTGAAGCGGTTGAAAAGGAACTGAGCCGTTTTGCTTGGTTTACGAAGCAGGATGAAATACGCAGGCGGGTGCTTATAGACATGGGGTTTATGGGTGTTCCCCGTCTGCTTGGGTTTAAGAAGATGATTCAGGCACTTGTGGCAGACGACTATGAAAAAGCCGCCGCCGAAATGCTTGATTCTAAGTGGTCTCGTCAGGTCGGCGGGCGTGCTGTACGCCTCGCAGAAATGATGCGAACAGGGAAGGACTATGACACGGAATAA
- a CDS encoding baseplate hub domain-containing protein: MKFLTTHFLNSLKAEAASDCLLLEIKYRSTGHVWRVTDYDIEIINSGVAYSPFAFTVEDFSLDSGTEIDRISLSLDNTNQEQTGIYLNNDERNSSLRLVFAALDEKTAVIDTLCLFSGYLENFEIEGSQITLTCVSPLFKTMKRTLNHFSASCINKFRDGVCAYSGTDNFCNHTYTGCAAKGNTANFRGGITASKVSGTMAAGEIK; encoded by the coding sequence ATGAAATTTTTAACCACTCACTTCCTGAACAGTCTGAAAGCCGAAGCCGCTTCCGACTGCCTTCTCCTTGAAATAAAATACCGCAGCACAGGGCATGTTTGGCGTGTAACTGACTATGATATTGAAATAATAAACAGCGGTGTTGCTTACTCTCCTTTCGCCTTCACTGTGGAGGATTTCAGCCTTGATTCCGGAACGGAGATTGACCGCATCAGCCTGAGCCTTGACAACACTAATCAGGAGCAGACAGGCATATACCTGAACAATGATGAGCGTAATTCATCACTGCGCCTTGTATTTGCCGCACTGGATGAAAAGACGGCGGTTATAGACACTTTATGCCTGTTTTCCGGCTATCTGGAAAACTTTGAGATTGAAGGCTCGCAGATAACACTCACCTGCGTTTCGCCCTTGTTTAAGACCATGAAGCGCACCCTGAACCATTTCTCCGCAAGCTGTATAAACAAGTTCCGTGACGGAGTCTGCGCTTATTCAGGCACGGATAACTTCTGTAATCACACATACACAGGCTGCGCAGCGAAAGGAAACACGGCAAATTTCAGAGGCGGCATAACCGCATCAAAGGTAAGCGGAACTATGGCTGCGGGAGAGATAAAATGA
- a CDS encoding tape measure protein, whose protein sequence is MANTNVGIVITAKDLTAGAFNSVRSSLNRVTDMMFSLKTAVAAVGGGALAGSVIKTGAGFEQMGVSMKTVLGSAKAAEEAMSWIKDFAVQTPYELKEVNDAFIKLSAYGIDAAKNMQWIGDTAGAMGKPLNQAVEMVADAITGEFERLKEFGVRASQEGENVTFAWTQNGEQLTKTVSKTSEDINTALQEIFSRFKGGMQEQSLTMNGIVSNIQDKWSEFMLKIAEGGAFDGVKAALEEVRKKLDEWANDGTTDEIAAKINEGFQIAVQVIEVAAKGVLAFKAGLDAAYAIGAKLVEVISTGFQKIYDLSAKVADGLGKVFGWLGKGADSIGLDSVGDFFKSAKEGAENASAQYKQTSEMFANLATAANEAVDAALQRIVEVSEAMDSVSEFSQKILEAMQEASKKAHDEMAKNAADNYEKVKKKWLEMIDLTDRVNGISNSSVSGDNGSTTTFGFANGGVISGGFRAFASGGIVTRPTLGLIGEGRYNEAVVPLPDGNKIPVDLRSADSPKTSGGDIHFHITALDSKSFEQYVRANPQAIIKLLLEKLKYGGDFADAVARVKA, encoded by the coding sequence ATGGCAAACACTAACGTAGGCATAGTTATAACAGCGAAAGACCTTACCGCAGGGGCTTTTAACTCTGTGCGGTCAAGCCTTAACCGTGTAACGGATATGATGTTTTCATTGAAAACTGCTGTTGCTGCGGTTGGCGGCGGTGCTTTAGCAGGCTCTGTTATCAAAACAGGGGCAGGCTTTGAGCAGATGGGCGTTTCTATGAAAACTGTTCTTGGTTCTGCAAAGGCGGCAGAGGAGGCTATGAGCTGGATAAAAGACTTTGCCGTACAGACCCCATATGAGCTTAAAGAGGTTAATGACGCATTTATCAAGCTGTCTGCCTACGGTATTGATGCCGCTAAAAATATGCAGTGGATAGGCGACACTGCCGGAGCAATGGGAAAGCCGCTTAATCAGGCTGTTGAGATGGTGGCGGATGCCATAACAGGTGAGTTTGAACGCCTTAAAGAGTTTGGCGTAAGAGCCAGTCAGGAAGGAGAGAACGTAACCTTTGCATGGACACAGAACGGAGAGCAGCTTACCAAAACAGTCAGCAAAACATCCGAAGACATAAATACCGCCTTGCAGGAGATTTTCAGCCGCTTTAAAGGGGGAATGCAGGAGCAGTCACTAACCATGAACGGCATTGTTTCCAACATACAAGACAAGTGGTCGGAGTTTATGCTGAAAATAGCCGAAGGCGGAGCTTTTGACGGTGTGAAAGCTGCACTTGAGGAGGTACGGAAAAAGCTTGATGAATGGGCAAATGACGGCACAACGGACGAAATAGCCGCCAAAATTAACGAAGGTTTTCAGATTGCTGTGCAGGTTATAGAAGTGGCTGCTAAGGGTGTTCTGGCTTTTAAGGCGGGGCTTGATGCCGCTTATGCTATAGGCGCAAAACTTGTTGAGGTTATTTCAACAGGGTTTCAGAAAATTTATGACCTTTCCGCAAAGGTTGCTGACGGCTTGGGTAAGGTTTTCGGCTGGCTTGGTAAAGGTGCTGACTCTATCGGGCTTGACTCTGTGGGTGACTTTTTTAAATCTGCCAAAGAGGGGGCAGAAAACGCAAGCGCACAGTATAAACAAACCTCGGAAATGTTTGCCAACCTTGCAACAGCCGCTAACGAGGCTGTGGATGCCGCCTTGCAGAGAATTGTTGAAGTCAGTGAGGCGATGGACTCCGTGAGCGAGTTTTCCCAGAAAATTCTTGAAGCCATGCAGGAAGCCAGCAAAAAAGCGCATGACGAAATGGCGAAAAATGCCGCAGACAACTACGAAAAGGTAAAAAAGAAATGGCTTGAAATGATAGACCTCACCGACAGGGTGAACGGTATCTCAAATTCTTCCGTATCAGGCGATAACGGAAGCACAACAACCTTCGGCTTTGCTAACGGCGGGGTTATCTCCGGCGGTTTTCGTGCGTTTGCCAGTGGCGGAATAGTCACCCGCCCCACGCTGGGCTTAATAGGTGAAGGCAGATACAACGAGGCGGTTGTTCCCCTGCCGGACGGTAATAAAATACCTGTAGATTTACGCAGTGCAGACAGTCCAAAGACTTCCGGCGGCGATATACACTTTCATATCACTGCCCTTGACTCCAAAAGCTTTGAACAGTATGTCCGTGCAAATCCGCAGGCAATAATAAAGCTTCTTCTGGAAAAGCTGAAATATGGCGGAGACTTTGCCGATGCAGTAGCAAGGGTGAAGGCATGA